The Drosophila bipectinata strain 14024-0381.07 chromosome 2L, DbipHiC1v2, whole genome shotgun sequence genome has a segment encoding these proteins:
- the alpha4GT1 gene encoding lactosylceramide 4-alpha-galactosyltransferase, whose product MLLRLPLLVARFLHNGRLRLLFVALIVLLIIGLLLSYGWQTDYQLCFMDGEGRAATQSTGSVGLELLDDVLEAEPKPTPGRTIFFHETSCHQNGKNRYKVLELTARQACAIESAALHNPNFQVFVLFAGPTYQIPIAGHNASHPQTLIEAILSYSNVHLRRLNLWSYAAGTPIEEWLKDGRLFRSKYLFSHISDFLRYLTLYRYGGLYLDMDVVVLRSMEEVPPNYTGAESDTHLAAGVMNLEPTGFGHGIAESCLRDFQHNFDGRDWGNNGPGVITRVAQKICQTNDIRLMQEDRKRCLGFTVFGRAAFYAIPWKQWKDFFEPEKMEETMARAKDSYVVHVWNKHSSKLPIKHGSNNAYAKYAEKNCPRAYKAAGEFF is encoded by the exons ATGCTCCTGCGCTTGCCCTTGTTGGTGGCCCGCTTCCTGCACAATGGAAGACTGCGACTGTTATTTGTGGCTCTCATCGTTCTGTTGATAATTGGCTTATTGTTGTCCTATGGCTGGCAGACTGACTACCAGCTCTGCTTCATGGACGGAGAAGGACGGGCTGCGACTCAGTCCACGGGTTCTGTTGGTCTCGAGCTCTTGGATGACGTGCTGGAGGCGGAGCCAAAACCGACGCCCGGCAGGACTATTTTCTTTCATGAGACGAGTTGCCATCAAAACGGGAAAAATAGATACAAGGTGCTGGAGCTGACTGCCCGCCAAGCCTGCGCAATCGAATCCGCAGCATTGCATAATCCGAATTTCCAAGTTTTTGTCTTATTTGCCGGCCCCACCTATCAAATACCTATAGCTGGACATAACGCCAGCCATCCGCAGACCTTGATTGAAGCCATCCTTAGCTACAGTAATGTACATCTGCGGCGTCTTAACCTTTGGAGCTATGCAGCTGGTACGCCAATTGAGGAGTGGCTTAAGGATGGCCGCTTATTTCGCTCAAA atatttgTTTTCACATATATCGGACTTTCTGCGGTATTTAACGCTGTACCGGTATGGTGGACTTTATCTGGACATGGACGTCGTGGTGCTGCGCAGCATGGAAGAAGTTCCTCCCAATTATACCGGAGCTGAGTCTGATACCCACCTGGCAGCGGGTGTTATGAATCTGGAGCCCACTGGTTTTGGACATGGGATCGCCGAGTCTTGCCTGCGTGATTTTCAGCATAACTTTGATGGCAGGGATTGGGGCAACAACGGGCCGGGTGTAATTACCCGAGTGGCTCAGAAAATCTGCCAAACCAATGACATCCGCCTGATGCAGGAAGACCGTAAACGCTGCCTAGGATTCACCGTATTCGGTCGGGCTGCATTTTACGCTATTCCTTGGAAGCAGTGGAAAGACTTCTTCGAGCCAGAGAAAATGGAAGAGACTATGGCTCGCGCCAAAGACTCTTACGTGGTGCACGTGTGGAACAAGCACTCTAGTAAGCTGCCCATTAAGCACGGATCTAATAACGCCTACGCCAAATATGCCGAGAAAAACTGCCCTCGAGCGTATAAGGCGGCAGGAGAATTTTTTTAG
- the LOC108132435 gene encoding uncharacterized protein, which yields MDMDMDMEAIKMLSPNRTEADQANQSQFNCISKCSCKIKQKRSTSNSSFERKKKVIGAGCCRSSGNLAQLPFFVTALCMLIFELSLVPPIRSMSSPNETAWPPMRHYDIWGDDTAQPDNRQEDMLAEEVDLQRQLELNMDENMEMDEGSFPKETISQNETNSRQGKVIHLFPVPVDGDCLSNDGRRMGNCLNAYECRQKDGQARGECAMGFGVCCVFVANCNTTISNNITYIVSPGFPSFMPSNFSGCNLRVKMMTDDISQVRIDFHHFTLGQPNRRTGVCDGDAFQIGGGPGGNISLCGQNSGQHLYYDVGARATPRQSTLYGSLRPLNGSSNSSNSNSTGDRFINIDLNLANRFLPLRIWEISVVQIPFSQRAPAGCLQYHTGTEGLLQTFNFAENGRHLANQNYRICMRQELDMCSIVYQPCDQQSFRIGGGGRMATRGGDSDQGAGSPPAQSDMAGVAATAGNVATTTPVPTSSTLMQMLANMANSTTTTLMSMMSGNSTTASNSNSSAATSSTAAMSAATATATTTTTTTPTPLRSSTVASTSTSSEAPASSPASDDVEGSGGEVGEGSDDDDDGGFLFFRSPPTTEEPGFSRRPRPVGGGSSGGFDILGFLRNAFDLQLRRRRQARQFFSTCTDRITMPCIIEDFIGTGLGPLPGCEPIHCGSQFCSSGTWPCRIESTVTPFYIGVHFGNGMGAGKANAEDNVGACLRYSQVQCM from the exons ATGGAtatggacatggacatggagGCCATAAAAATGCTATCGCCGAACCGAACCGAAGCAGATCAAGCCAACCAGTCCCAGTTCAACTGCATATCCAAGTGCAGTTGCAAGATCAAACAGAAGAggagcaccagcaacagcagcttcgaaagaaaaaagaaagttaTTGGAGCCGGTTGTTGTCGTTCTTCTGGCAACCTGGCGCAGCTGCCTTTCTTCGTCACCGCACTTTGCATGCTGATCTTCGAGCTCAGCCTGGTTCCTCCAATCCGCTCCATGTCGTCGCCAAACGAGACGGCCTGGCCACCCATGCGCCATTACGATATTTGGGGCGATGACACTGCCCAGCCGGACAACAGGCAGGAGGATATGCTGGCGGAAGAGGTGGACTTGCAGAGGCAACTGGAACTAAATATGGATGAAAATATGGAGATGGATGAGGGAAGTTTTCCCAAGGAAACAATTTCTCAGAATGAAACCAACAGCCGACAGGGAAAGG TGATCCACCTGTTTCCTGTGCCCGTGGATGGGGATTGCTTGTCCAATGATGGTCGCCGCATGGGAAACTGCTTGAATGCCTACGAGTGCCGTCAGAAGGATGGCCAGGCCAGAGGAGAATGTGCCATGGGATTCGGAGTGTGCTGCGTTTTTGTGGCCAACTGCAACACCACCATTTCCAACAACATTACCTACATTGTGTCGCCGGGCTTCCCCAGCTTCATGCCCAGCAACTTTAGCGGCTGCAACTTGCGGGTAAAGATGATGACTGATGACATCAGTCAGGTGCGGATTGATTTTCATCATTTCACCTTGGGACAACCGAATCGAAGGACAGGAGTCTGTGATGGAGATGCCTTTCAAATCGGCGGTGGACCCGGGGGAAACATATCACTTTGTGGTCAAAACAGTGGGCAACATT TGTATTACGACGTCGGAGCACGAGCAACTCCCAGGCAGTCCACATTATATGGAAGTTTGCGTCCCCTGAATGGTAGCAGTAATAGCAGCAACAGTAATTCTACGGGAGATCGTTTCATTAACATTGATCTAAATCTTGCCAATCGATTCCTGCCACTTCGCATTTGGGAGATCAGCGTGGTCCAGATCCCGTTCAGCCAACGAGCTCCGGCTGGATGCCTGCAATATCACACAGGAACCGAGGGCCTCCTGCAGACTTTTAACTTTGCCGAAAACGGACGTCACTTGGCTAACCAAAACTATAGGATTTGCATGCGACAGGAACTGGATATGTGCTCCATTGTGTATCAGCCCTGCGATCAGCAATCCTTTCGAATTGGTGGTGGCGGACGGATGGCAACTCGGGGTGGTGATAGCGATCAGGGCGCAGGAAGCCCACCAGCCCAATCCGATATGGCAGGagtagcagcaacagcaggtaATGTTGCCACGACTACGCCTGTCCCTACCTCCAGCACCCTCATGCAAATGCTGGCCAACATGGCCAACTCCACTACCACGACTTTAATGTCCATGATGTCTGGTAACTCCACCACAGCTTCCAATTCCAATTCGTCAGCAGCCACCAGTAGCACCGCAGCAATGAGTGCAGCTACAGCAACTGCTACAACTACCACAACGACAACCCCCACTCCCTTGCGGTCCAGCACCGTGGCATCCACGtccacctcttcagaagcgcCAGCATCATCTCCAGCCAGCGACGATGTAGAAGGCTCGGGAGGTGAGGTTGGGGAAGGGAgtgatgacgatgacgatggtGGGTTCCTGTTCTTCCGGAGCCCGCCCACCACAGAGGAACCAGGCTTTTCACGACGGCCCCGCCCGGTTGGTGGAGGATCCAGTGGCGGCTTCGACATACTCGGCTTTCTCCGCAACGCTTTCGATCTGCAACTAAGGAGGCGCCGCCAAGCACGACAGTTCTTTAGCACCTGCACGGACAGAATAACGATGCCCTGCATCATTGAGGATTTTATTGGGACCGGCCTGGGACCACTGCCAGGCTGCGAGCCCATTCATTGCGGCTCCCAGTTCTGCTCTTCAGGAACTTGGCCATGTCGCATTGAGAGCACTGTCACGCCATTTTATATTGGCGTCCATTTCGGTAATGGAATGGGAGCTGGGAAGGCCAATGCAGAGGATAATGTGGGAGCCTGCCTGCGTTATTCTCAGGTACAGTGTATGTAA
- the Ccdc85 gene encoding coiled-coil domain-containing protein 85C has translation MSGNQQQQLQLQLQQKSLTNTATSATATAATTNGATGTLNNNLIKINSVDKIIGKAQTATQAINKHQQQQQQHQQQHQRRSLLPATSAAATSTHQQHSTQQQSGTSAALSPGGQKQQQQQSHQLQTVATIHQQHSTQQQQQQQHHHQTLTSRLPIQQQSSKELPNLSAQQQHQPGNQQQQPIQRRSFYQLQQQHQQHQQQQQHQQQSLRSPQLKVPAPAHSIPPRYQPPPQPSNGILKPHLPLKYPPDIPQLSSIYIPDSIKQQQQQHSRYLPHQSTGKGGAAQDMLKFVRKPDQEHPSPNASVTSSGTGIPTANGGGRLTAEQNRQLQSLVNELRALKEQNQRLLDDNQELRDLCCFLDDDRQKGRKLAREWQRFGRYTASVMRQEVAAYQNKLRQLDDKQQELITDNLELKELCLYLDEERAHVAANALCAGCGAATRNALRDDGDGSSSSTNADETITALRNYAEQRQLPQDLRHAHSLNDQTLQYVRSLERRIQQLEEERTTPTGHQQQTTTTPQPRTTPTPTPTSASAVAAAVAAAAAAAAATKSAPSPHLANQQQQQPTAQQQQDIVAAAAAAAAAIQLPEPIAGRPEAVVRALQVLEVREQLERDRLGNLAGSAIDQMDDGEKALVREMCNVVWRKLEGSPHGPPALEPL, from the exons ATGTCCGGCaatcaacagcagcaactacaactacaactacaGCAGAAGTCATTAACTAacacagcaacatcagcaacagcaacagcagcaactacAAACGGAGCAACAGGCACTTTAAACAataatttgataaaaataaacagtGTTGACAAAATAATAGGCAAAGCCCAAACAGCGACGCAGGCAATTAAcaaacatcagcagcagcagcagcaacaccaacagcaacatcagcgaCGCTCCTTGCTGCCAGCAACCTCAGCGGCAGCAACATCGACGCACCAGCAACACTCAACGCAACAACAAAGCGGAACGTCAGCAGCGCTGTCGCCAGGCGgccaaaagcagcagcagcagcaatcaCACCAATTGCAGACTGTGGCCACAATACATCAGCAACACTCaacccagcagcaacagcagcagcagcatcatcatcagACATTGACTTCTCGGTTGCCTATTCAACAGCAATCTAGCAAGGAATTGCCCAATCTTTCTgcccagcagcaacaccagcctggcaaccagcagcagcaaccgaTACAGCGTCGCAGCTTCTACCagttgcaacagcaacatcagcaacaccaacaacagcagcaacatcagcagcaatcTCTGCGCAGTCCACAGCTCAAGGTACCGGCACCAGCCCACTCTATACCGCCGAGATACCAGCCACCCCCTCAGCCAAGCAACGGGATTCTCAAGCCGCACTTGCCACTTAAATATCCGCCGGATATCCCCCAGCTATCGAGCATTTACATACCCGATTCGAtcaaacagcaacagcagcaacactcGCGTTACCTGCCACACCAGTCGACGGGGAAGGGCGGAGCGGCACAGGATATGCTGAAGTTTGTGCGGAAGCCCGATCAGGAGCACCCATCGCCCAATGCCTCGGTCACGTCCAGCGGCACGGGAATTCCCACGGCCAATGGCGGAGGTCGTTTGACGGCCGAGCAGAACCGCCAGCTCCAGTCGCTGGTGAACGAGCTGCGGGCCCTGAAGGAACAGAACCAGCGTCTGCTGGACGACAACCAAGAGCTGAGGGACCTCTGCTGTTTTTTGGATGACGACCGGCAGAAGGGGCGCAAGCTGGCCCGGGAGTGGCAAAGATTCGGTCGCTACACCGCCAGCGTCATGCGCCAGGAAGTGGCTGCCTACCAG AACAAACTACGTCAACTGGATGATAAGCAGCAGGAGCTAATCACCGACAACCTGGAGCTGAAGGAGCTCTGCCTCTACTTGGATGAGGAGCGTGCTCATGTGGCGGCCAACGCGCTGTGCGCCGGATGCGGAGCAGCCACTCGAAACGCCCTGAGAGACGATGGCGACGGTTCCAGCTCCAGCACCAATGCCGATGAGACCATCACTGCGCTGAGAAACTACGCCGAACAGCGCCAGCTTCCACAG GATCTACGTCATGCCCACTCGCTGAACGATCAGACGCTTCAGTATGTGCGATCGCTGGAACGGCGCATCCAGCAGCTGGAGGAGGAGCGAACCACACCCACGGGACATCAGCAGCAGACGACGACCACGCCGCAGCCAAGGACCACCcccacgcccacgcccacaTCCGCATCAGCCgtggcagcagcagtagcagccgcagcagccgcGGCAGCAGCCACCAAATCAGCGCCCTCGCCCCACCTCGCcaaccaacagcaacaacaaccaacggcacagcagcaacaggacATTGTGGCCGCAGCagcggcggctgctgctgcgatCCAATTGCCGGAACCGATAGCTGGTCGCCCCGAGGCCGTGGTCCGTGCTCTCCAGGTTCTGGAGGTGCGGGAGCAGCTCGAGCGCGATCGACTGGGCAACCTGGCCGGGAGCGCCATCGACCAGATGGACGACGGCGAGAAGGCGCTGGTGCGGGAGATGTGCAACGTTGTGTGGCGCAAGCTGGAGGGCAGTCCACACGGCCCCCCGGCCCTGGAGCCACTCTAA
- the LOC108132444 gene encoding ras-interacting protein RIP3-like, which yields MGLCRFFQTGSCRYGTKCHNEHFDVKQYLKSDMESGLNGKMWPFSGYGPFKDKPNFPNFIEDQSFEEVRFLCYEAKKANNFEQFHQQFNREVVEATNKMKAMLQMSPQILETMIKIYDTPEGANVSSQSQPNNPFAAVPATTPAASIFGKPALSSGNIFGAGTAQANNTNSIFGGAMGGGNTGNGIFGGGAASANTGNGIFGGGAANATNPFGAPQQQPAAQPFQGGNLFNQAPGQAFGGFQQQQQQAQPSGVFGQAANSNQGIFAQAVQQQPQQPPSGLFAQASAAFPTQQQQQLQMQQQQQQQQLQMQQHPQQQQQMQMQQQLQQQQQQQMQMQQQPQQQQSMAHSSVFSRMEDLSAAEIEAFKSEQFLPGHLPFNPPPREFC from the exons ATGGGTCTCTGCCGCTTTTTCCAAACGGGTTCCTGCCGCTATGGAACCAAATGCCACAACGAGCACTTCGATGTCAA GCAATACCTTAAGTCGGATATGGAGTCTGGCCTCAATGGTAAAATGTGGCCATTTTCCGGCTATGGTCCCTTCAAAGACAAGCCAAACTTTCCCAACTTCATCGAGGACCAATCTTTCGAAGAGGTCCGTTTCCTTTGCTACGAGGCAAAAAAGGCCAACAATTTCGAGCAGTTCCACCAGCAATTCAACCGGGAAGTCGTGGAAGCCACCAACAAAATGAAAGCCATGCTACAGATGTCTCCCCAAATATTAGAGACAATGATCAAAATCTATGATACTCCGGAAGGTGCAAATGTTTCTTCGCAATCCCAACCCAACAACCCATTTGCAGCTGTTCCAGCTACTACTCCAGCTGCATCTATTTTCGGCAAGCCTGCTCTAAGTTCAGGAAACATCTTTGGTGCTGGTACCGCTCAGGCGAACAATACCAACAGCATCTTCGGAGGCGCCATGGGCGGTGGCAATACCGGGAACGGAATTTTTGGGGGAGGTGCAGCCAGTGCCAATACCGGGAATGGAATTTTCGGAGGAGGTGCAGCCAATGCGACTAACCCCTTTGGAGCACCGCAGCAACAGCCGGCAGCGCAGCCCTTCCAAGGCGGAAACCTTTTCAACCAGGCTCCAGGCCAAGCTTTTGGAGGctttcagcagcagcagcagcaagctCAGCCTTCGGGAGTCTTTGGACAAGCAGCGAATTCAAATCAAGGAATATTTGCCCAGGCTGttcagcagcagccacaacagCCACCTAGTGGGTTGTTTGCACAAGCATCCGCTGCATTTCCAActcagcagcaacaacagcttcaaatgcaacagcagcagcaacaacaacaattgcagATGCAGCAACAtccacagcaacaacaacagatgcaaatgcaacaacagctacagcagcagcagcaacaacagatgcaaatgcaacagcaaccacagcagcagcaaagcATGGCACATTCCTCAGTCTTCAGCCGTATGGAGGATTTGAGTGCTGCAGAAATAGAAGCCTTCAAATCAGAACAGTTTTTGCCGGGACATCTGCCATTCAATCCACCTCCACGcgaattttgttaa
- the Ada1-2 gene encoding transcriptional adapter 1 has product MLTDRVLATKEALVVALGDNWERYRANMKNWFRSRWTKEEFDAESRKILSPDKLHLHNQFLLALLNKIDAFAPVELTPQANVQASSSGSGGNRSKRRKRSSRTFAERLNFEMCEVLDFVGEDNMQVIRPPPSIGGGDQQQPMQQQLPSQRYCAQELFLPDAGFIMGRFLIGAWEIGLVSVDDNVAEYVAMAVQVLLKDLLSAIIKKRKHYKTSGEGNFYYDVGAPLRDPSLRNTVTRQKVDDTPLELDKELNTANFMRRQNDDVVFLSACEEIVPSERTVITLKDCQLAFRDRNLIGSHAVYSINMERLNMMMH; this is encoded by the exons ATGCTCACGGATAGAGTGTTGGCCACCAAGGAGGCGCTAGTGGTGGCGCTGGGAGACAACTGGGAGCGGTACCGGGCAAACATGAAGAACTGGTTTCGCAGCCGGTGGACAAAGGAAGAGTTCGATGCGGAGTCTCGGAAAATTCTTTCGCCCGACAAGTTGCATCTTCACAATCAGTTTTTGTTGGCCCTGCTCAACAAGATCGATGCCTTTGCTCCCGTCGAACTTACTCCACAAGCCAATGTTCAGGCAAGCAGCAGCGGCTCTGGAGGAAACCGTAGCAAGAGGCGAAAAAGAAGCTCGCGCACCTTCGCCGAGCGTCTTAACTTTGAGATGTGCGAAGTACTGGATTTCGTGGGCGAGGACAACATGCAGGTGATTCGACCGCCGCCAAGCATTGGAGGCGGCGATCAGCAGCAGCCAATGCAGCAGCAATTGCCATCACAGCGTTACTGCGCCCAGGAGCTCTTCCTACCCGATGCCGGCTTCATAATGGGTCGATTCCTGATTGGAGCCTGGGAAATCGGACTCGTTTCCGTGGACGACAACGTGGCTGAGTATGTGGCGATGGCCGTCCAGGTGCTGCTCAAGGACCTACTGTCAGCCATTATCAAAAAGCGCAAACACTACAAAACCAGTGGCGAAGGAAATTTCTATTACGATGTGGGTGCTCCACTGCGGGATCCATCACTGCGAAATACTGTTACCCGACAAAAAGTTGATGACACGCCATTGGAGCTGGACAAAGAGCTCAATACGGCAAATTTTATGCGGAGGCAGAACGATGATGTGGTCTTTCTGTCAGCCTGCGAGGAAAT TGTCCCCAGCGAACGTACAGTGATCACACTCAAAGACTGCCAGCTGGCCTTTAGGGATCGCAACCTGATCGGTTCCCATGCCGTTTATTCAATCAATATGGAACGCCTCAACATGATGATGCACtag
- the escl gene encoding polycomb protein esc, translated as MTETNSGGTDFHGENPSPEEDSTGQSTSELIENTVGTNVVNAFIAEDENDCISIDRDDSASLFSSTTTTTRSKSPNTRKLNRLCRRVKAPKLVQPLYKYSCHVREDHNHQIFGVQFNPFLERSQPQVFATVGKDRVSIYECTRDCSYESDEDSCPGIRLLQVYADPDTDESFYTCAWSYDVATGDPVLAAAGYRGVIRIFNPVKNQCSKNYIGHGHAINELKFHPIRPQLLLSGSKDHSLRLWNIQSDVCVAVFGGVEGHRDEVLSIDFDLRGDRIMSSGMDHSLKLWRLDKPDIKEAIELSSGYSPNKTTGPFPTIKEHFPDFSTRDIHRNYVDCVQWFGDFVFSKSCENSIVCWKPGKLSASWQEIKPQETATTVLHHFDYKMCEIWFVRFAFNAWQKVLALGNQQGTTFVWELDCNDPNMTKCSQLVHPKSNSTIRQTSFSKDGSILVCVCDDSTVWRWDRVN; from the exons ATGACGGAGACCAATTCAGGTGGAACCGATTTTCACGGGGAAAATCCATCACCGGAGGAAGATTCAACAGGTCAATCAACATCCGAATTAATCGAAAACACTGTGGGGACAAACGTCGTTAATGCGTTCATTGCGGAGGATGAAAACGACTGTATTTCCATAGACAGAGACGACTCTGCGAGTTTGTTCAGCTCCACTACAACAACCACCAGAAGTAAATCCCCAAACACACGAAAATTAAACCGTCTGTGCCGCCGGGTCAAGGCCCCAAAGTTGGTGCAGCCACTATACAAGTACAG CTGTCATGTACGGGAGGACCACAATCATCAGATATTTGGGGTGCAGTTTAATCCATTTTTGGAAAGAAGCCAGCCCCAGGTATTTGCAACCGTCGGCAAAGACCGGGTCTCAATCTACGAGTGTACAAGAGACTGTAGCTACGAAAGCGATGAAGACTCCTGTCCAGGCATCCGGCTACTCCAGGTTTATGCGGATCCAGAT ACTGACGAAAGTTTCTATACGTGCGCTTGGTCCTACGACGTCGCGACCGGGGACCCGGTACTGGCTGCTGCCGGGTATCGTGGGGTGATACGAATCTTTAATCCTGTCAAGAATCAGTGCTCTAAGAACTACATTGGACACGGACATGCCATCAACGAACTCAAATTCCATCCTATTCGTCCGCAACTACTTCTGTCTGGTAGCAAGGATCATTCGTTGCGACTTTGGAATATTCAGTCGGATGTCTGTGTAGCTGTTTTCGGTGGCGTTGAGGGGCATCGTGACGAGGTGCTTTCCATCGACTTTGATTTGCGGGGAGACCGCATAATGTCTAGCGGAATGGATCATTCATTAAAGCTATGGCGGCTGGACAAGCCGGACATCAAGGAAGCCATTGAACTGAGTTCAGGTTATAGTCCAAATAAGACTACAGGTCCCTTTCCCACGATCAAAGAACACTTTCCGGACTTTTCGACCCGCGATATTCACCGAAACTATGTGGATTGTGTCCAGTGGTTCGGCGACTTTGTCTTCTCAAAGTCTTGTGAAAATTCTATAGTTTGTTGGAAACCGGGCAAGCTTTCCGCTTCATGGCAGGAGATTAAGCCGCAGGAAACGGCGACTACTGTACTGCACCATTTCGACTACAAGATGTGCGAGATCTGGTTTGTGCGCTTCGCATTCAATGCCTGGCAAAAAGTTCTAGCTCTGGGCAACCAGCAGGGAACAACATTTGTGTGGGAACTAGACTGTAACGACCCTAACATGACCAAGTGCAGCCAGCTAGTTCATCCCAAAAGTAACTCTACGATTCGACAGACGTCTTTTTCCAAGGACGGTTCTATTCTAGTCTGTGTATGTGATGACAGCACCGTGTGGCGCTGGGATCGCGTAAATTAg
- the dgt2 gene encoding augmin complex subunit dgt2 yields MDNLDPSTTLLPTDSNDLRDTRDHHLKNVLKMKLVLEELRRLDLGSQQSPEIKRALKLISIGDYVRLGETHGQDHLLDLQVFNSFPPLNYTDRKAVRTRLSAQLRNNLQPIVELGDKIRQEFPDAFTRDADLSADQEEIIKLEEEHRNSLEQLVDLQERKCSLLKGVADLKLGPQLSNELKLQQAQAQLVQTKAELLRGFFVHQAATITDHSVKAHKEVETHLDELLASKNISIKN; encoded by the exons atggATAACTTGGACCCATCAACAACCCTTCTTCCCACCGACTCCAACGATCTAAGAGATACACGTGACCACCACCTAAAAAATGTTCTCAAAATGAAACTCGTCCTGGAAGAGCTCCGCCGCTTGGACTTGGGTTCGCAACAGAGTCCAGAAATTAAAAGAGCCCTGAAACTAATATCCATTGGTGATTACGTGCGCCTGGGCGAGACCCATGGTCAGGATCATCTTCTGG ATCTCCAGGTCTTCAACAGCTTCCCTCCTTTGAACTACACCGATCGTAAGGCGGTACGAACCAGACTCTCCGCCCAACTTAGGAACAACCTTCAACCCATTGTCGAGTTGGGCGATAAAATACGGCAGGAATTCCCTGATGCATTTACTCGCGATGCGGACCTAAGTGCCGATCAAGAGGAGATCATCAAGCTGGAGGAAGAGCACCGCAACAGTCTGGAGCAGCTGGTAGATCTGCAGGAACGCAAGTGCTCACTACTTAAGGGTGTCGCTGACCTGAAGTTGGGTCCACAGTTGAGTAACGAACTCAAACTGCAGCAGGCGCAGGCGCAACTCGTTCAAACCAAGGCGGAACTACTGCGTGGTTTCTTTGTTCACCAAGCGGCCACAATCACTGACCACAGCGTAAAGGCGCACAAGGAGGTGGAGACGCATCTGGATGAGCTTCTGGcctcaaaaaatatttcaatcaAAAACTAG
- the zuc gene encoding mitochondrial cardiolipin hydrolase — protein sequence MTFLIDFCMENSTWIKIAIGALATEVIWIFLQSRKKLSPKTKNRLNKVVICSELSETCAHYHIRHRKPGSSKKCGNNYCSLKNIDAIVEVIDKALYSIDIAIYAFTAISISKAFERAMHRGVKLRIISDKEMTTCGGSQVAVLSLLDVPVRTPDTKFMMHHKFFIIDAIPRVEEIRRQNNIKIVHPPCSVLATGSCNWTKQAFSYNWENILITEDADLTARYHTEFSRMWDSCENPTKVPAHKQGNSFRRWISTMCNWLQRHFAWKLGNVNNSPPNLCNPKSCSENIAPENSKNLVAGNNHQVSAEIQDGTYIKK from the coding sequence ATGACCTTTTTAATAGACTTTTGCATGGAAAATTCCACATGGATAAAAATTGCCATCGGTGCTTTGGCAACCGAAGTGATATGGATTTTTCTACAGTCTAGAAAAAAACTGAgtccaaaaacgaaaaatcgACTGAATAAGGTTGTGATTTGCAGCGAATTAAGCGAAACGTGTGCGCATTATCACATAAGGCATAGGAAACCGGGATCTTCAAAAAAGTGTGGGAACAATTATTGCTCATTAAAGAATATAGATGCGATTGTGGAGGTGATCGACAAGGCATTGTACTCCATTGACATTGCCATATATGCGTTCACCGCAATTTCAATATCGAAAGCTTTCGAGCGAGCCATGCACCGTGGAGTGAAATTACGGATTATCAGCGACAAGGAAATGACCACTTGCGGCGGATCCCAGGTGGCTGTCTTGTCTCTTCTCGATGTGCCGGTGAGGACGCCTGACACAAAATTCATGATGCACCATAAATTCTTCATAATCGACGCCATACCGCGTGTAGAGGAGATCAGACGCCAGAATAATATAAAGATAGTGCACCCTCCTTGCAGCGTTTTGGCCACCGGATCTTGTAATTGGACCAAACAGGCATTTTCTTACAATTGGGAGAATATCTTAATCACCGAAGACGCTGATTTGACAGCCCGGTACCATACAGAGTTTTCTCGCATGTGGGACTCTTGCGAAAATCCTACGAAAGTCCCCGCACACAAACAAGGAAACAGTTTTCGCCGCTGGATCTCGACTATGTGTAACTGGTTGCAAAGGCACTTTGCCTGGAAACTTGGCAATGTTAACAATTCACCACCAAATCTATGTAATCCTAAATCGTGTAGTGAAAATATAGCTCCAGAAAATAGTAAGAACTTAGTTGCCGGCAATAATCACCAGGTCTCGGCAGAAATTCAGGATGGAACATATATTAAAAAGTAA
- the LOC108132251 gene encoding uncharacterized protein, producing MQISKKSKKSKRSKKSKQTKDSAVSIKLTAMHRKQKEVARVLALKQEILLKSGVSYLEYLEIRGEIERLNGLKESFLRKAEKLKQQDK from the exons ATGCAAATCTCAAAA AAATCTAAAAaatccaaacgcagcaaaaAATCGAAGCAAACGAAGGATTCTGCCGTTTCTATTAAACTAACGGCGATGCatcgaaaacaaaaagaagTCGCCCGCGTGCTCGCACTGAAACAGGAGATCCTATTAAAATCGGGAGTATCATACCTGGAATATCTGGAAATTCGGGGAGAGATTGAGAGACTAAATGGCTTAAAGGAgtcatttttaagaaaagcggaaaaactaaaacaacaaGACAAGTAG